The Gemmatimonadota bacterium DH-78 region CCCCGCCATTCTGAATGACGCCATTTCGGGTAGACACCCAAGCCTGAGAGCCGTCTTCCAGAGTTCGGGCCGACCATACGTTGCCGAACCGGTCGGTGCCGAGGGTAGCCGAGGCATCGTCGGCTAGCCCCTTCAACAGGCCTCGGTTGGCCGGCGTGTCCAGAAGGTGCCCGTCTTCCGCGCGGAAGAGATGCTTCAACTGGCCCGGCTTCGTGGGGAACCGAGCCCCCGAGGCGACGGACCGCGCTGCACTCGCACCCCTTCCGATCCAGCGCCCAATACCGAATCCTGCAACGCCGGCCGCCGCGCCGAAAGCAAACGCACGGCCGGTACCTTCCAAAATGGGTCGGCCCACGAGAGCATTGGCTGCAGCCTGAATCCCAGCATCCACCAACCCACCACCGAGAGCAGCCAACCCGGCCACCCCGCAGACCGGACACAACCCAAACGGATCACTGAAGTTGACCGGATCCCCATTGGCGAACCCGTACAGGTTCATGCCGCCCGCGATCCCGATCGGGTCCTGCTGCGTGAACTGGCCCGTCGCCGGATCGTAGTACCGGTTCCGACGGAACAGCAAGCCCGACGCATCCCGCTGATCCTGAAGCAAACTCCCCATCCAGTCGCCCTGCGGTCGACGCTGCCCGTCCAGGTACGTGTGCATCAGCGGCGCCGGCCAGTCCACGAAGATGCAGTTCGGGCCGTTCGAGCCCGTGCACTCCGGCCACCCGCCCGAGAACACGCCTCCCTCGTACTGACCCCGCCAGTTCGCCCGCGGTAGCACCCGCACCGTGCTCGACCCCAAGAACTGAGCCCGGTACACCGCCAGCGGTGCGTCGATCTCCGGGCCGTGTACGTACGCTACCCGCCCGAAGTCCCGGCCGCTCTCGGTCTGGTTGCTCAGCGCTGTCGTATCGGCCGGATCCCCAGACGCCCGCAGCTCCACAAGGATCTGCGATCCGTTCCAGATCGTCCGTTCGATCGTCGCTGTACACGCCTCATCACAGAACGGCTCGTGCAACCTGCGCTTGATGATACGACGACCCAGCGCGTCGTAGCGGTAGCTCTCCCAGGTGTCGTCCGAGACCGTCGGCGTGCTCGTGTCCGGATCCCACCACCGCCCGTACCGCTGCGTCGCACACGGCACTCCCGGCAGACGCATCAGCCCCCGCCGTAAGGAACAATTGCTTCCTGTCCGACGCCTGCCGGTGGATGTCCACGGGGCTGTGACGACGATCAAACGGATGTCTGCCCCTTCCTTTCGAATCGCCTAGAGATGACTGAAGAGCGCCTCTAGGAAAGCCATCTTCAACTCTGCCTCCGAGCTGTAGTCGGCTCGCTCAAACTCACCCCCGCCCGTCGGCCCAGAGAAGTTGGCCTCGCTCTCGAACAGCCAAACCTCGATGCCATCAATACGGAGTTTCACGTAGCGCTGAACCTGTGAGCTATAGAACGGCACCAGCCCTTCGTAAACATCCCGATCTACGGCCGACCTTCCGTGGCGGGCAAGCATCCGCCTGATATCGGCCTCAACATCGCGTTGAAAGGCCGTCAAGAGTTCTTCATTCATCGTCTTCGAAACGTCTGCATGAAGTCTTCAATTCTCCCGAGATCCATGAGGTCTACCTTGGGACGACCGAGGATTCGTCGAATCGTAGTTCCCTGCAGCACCGAGCTGCATGACCCGTTGGGATCGCTCGAATCGTAGTTCGTTCTACCAATATCGTTTCGGCAGTGGCAATCCTCAGCGCCTTCCCACCAAGCGCAGGCGCCGCGAGGCGGATCGTCCGCGGCGAGACGACTGGCACCAGATGCGAACGCGAAGCGTTGAGACTCAGTAGTGCAGCGATGGCTGTCCTGCATATGCCGCCCGTGCTCCTAGCCCGCCATCCGTCTCGGGGATCGAGCCAGCGGGTGCCCCCCCGAAAACACGAACCCCCGCCCAGCCGAAGCTGGACGGGGGCCGTGATTCCTACCGCCCGATGCTACCAGGCGGTCCTCCGGAGAGGCTTAGTTCTGCGCGACCGCGACACGGATGTCGCCGACATCGCCACCACCCAGGTCACCATGGACCAGGATGATGTAGGTGCCGGAGTCGGACGCAGTGAACGTCGCAACCTCGTCGTTCTCGTCGAAGTTGTCCCACGCGCGGGTGACGAACTTCCCGTCGGGGCCAACCACGATCATGCCGGGGTTGAGAACGTCGCCAGCCACGAAGTCCGTGGAGGCGGTGATGGTGTAGTTGGTGCCCGCGGTCAGCGAGACCGTCACCATCTGCGACTCGATGCCCACGCTTCCGGCAAGGCCGGTAGCGGTACCGTCACCGGGCTGCACCACGCAGTCGGTTCCGGCCAGAGTCACCTGCGTAGCACCGCCAACCGCGACGGGCGACACAGCACAGATCTGCGTGTTCACCTCACCGATCCAGGTCGCACCCGTGTAAACGGTCGTGACCGTGGTTCCGGTAGCCACCCAGGCCAGGAAGTTCTGCTCCGTCAGCCCAAGCGACTCCTCGTCGGCGACGACGAGCTGGTTCCGAATCGGGTTCACACGGAGCGTGCCGGGCATGTCGCTCGCGGCCTGCACCAGGTATCCGGTGTTCGGTCCAGTGGTGAACTGGAAGCGACCGTCGTTCGCACCGGGGGTCGTCTCGATCGTGCCGTCCGTGAGGAGCGGCGTCGCGACGGCCACACCGGCCGGGTTCGAGGTCTCATCCCAGATGACCGCATGGCCATCGTTTCCGTTGGTGGCGGAACCCTTCACCATGAAGAACCAACCGTCCTTCCCGAAGGTCCCGTTGTCCGCCGGAATGTCCGCCGGGTCGATCAGATCGGCCGGCAGCGGCGTGGTGAGCGTGTACTCGTACCACCGCCCGAAGGCACCCGTACCGAGGTCCGACACGAACAGCGAGAAGTTCGCGTTGTCCAGCAGACGCGCACGACCCGCAGTGTCGAGGTAGTAGACGACCACATCACCGTTGATCGGATCGATGT contains the following coding sequences:
- a CDS encoding RHS repeat-associated core domain-containing protein, which translates into the protein MRLPGVPCATQRYGRWWDPDTSTPTVSDDTWESYRYDALGRRIIKRRLHEPFCDEACTATIERTIWNGSQILVELRASGDPADTTALSNQTESGRDFGRVAYVHGPEIDAPLAVYRAQFLGSSTVRVLPRANWRGQYEGGVFSGGWPECTGSNGPNCIFVDWPAPLMHTYLDGQRRPQGDWMGSLLQDQRDASGLLFRRNRYYDPATGQFTQQDPIGIAGGMNLYGFANGDPVNFSDPFGLCPVCGVAGLAALGGGLVDAGIQAAANALVGRPILEGTGRAFAFGAAAGVAGFGIGRWIGRGASAARSVASGARFPTKPGQLKHLFRAEDGHLLDTPANRGLLKGLADDASATLGTDRFGNVWSARTLEDGSQAWVSTRNGVIQNGGVNANPRRFDPDLGLSNPGR